The Tautonia plasticadhaerens nucleotide sequence ATCCGGGCCGTCGCCCGCCGCCGGCAGGCCGGGCACTGGGCCTCGACGGCGGTCGCCGGCTCCCCGGCCGCCCCCCGCCGGGCGCTGCACGCCGTCTACGACGCCCTGGTGGCCGCCGCCGAGTTCTTCGACCTCCGGAACCGCCACCAGGCCGGCTTCGACTACCCGGACGCCGGGGCCCTCTACCGGGCCTACGAGACGGAGCTTCACCGCTTCGACCAGCTTTACCGACTCTTCTGCGAGGCCGCCGACCTGGCCGAGTCCGAGGGCTGGAACATCCTCAAGGAACTGCGGGCGGCCCTGGAGTCCTGCTACGTCAACTGGTACCTGACAGCCCTGGCCCTGGCCTGGGGCCGCTTCCTGGAGCCCCCCGGCGGCCTTCTCGGCAGGTGGCGGATCGACTTCCTCCCGAACCAGCACGAATTCTACGTCCGGCACGTCCTGCCCTGGGTCGAGGAGGCCGAGAACCGCCGGGCCTTCGTGATCATCAGCGATGCCTTCCGCTACGAGGCGGCCCGGGAACTGGCCGCCGAACTCAACGGCCGGTACCGCTTCGAGGCCACGCTTTCCTCCCAGCTTGGCGTCCTGCCGTCGTACACGGCCCTGGGCATGGCCGCCCTCCTGCCGCACGGGTCCCTGGCCTACAAGGACAAGGACGTGCTGGTGGACGGCAGGCCGAGCGGCGCCGGCGACCGGGACGCGATCCTCAAGGCCGTGGGCGGCATGGCGTGCAAGGCCGACGAACTGCTGGCCAAGAAGAAGGACGAGGGGCGGGAGTTCGTCCGGGACAGCCGGGTCGTCTACATCTACCACAACAAGGTCGACGCCACCGGCGACGACGCCAAGACCGAGGGAGAGACCTTCCAGGCCGTGCGGCAGGCCATCGACGCGCTCGCCGCCCTGGTCGGCTACGTCGTCAACAACCTCAACGGCCACTACGTCGTCGTGACCGCCGACCACGGCTTCCTCTTCACCGAGACCATGCCCGGGGAGACCGACCGGAGCAAGCTCGGAGACCGCCCCGAGGGCACGGTCCTCGCCAAGAAGCGGTACCTCCTGGGGAGGAATCTCCCCGACCAACCTGCGGTGTATCATGGTCGTACGCAGGCCACGGCGGGGGCCGAGGGCGACATGGAGTTCTGGGTGCCCAAGGGGGCCAACCGCTTCCATTTCGTCGGGGGCGCCCGGTTCATCCACGGCGGGGCCATGCCCCAGGAGGTCGTCGTCCCCGTGCTGACCGTCCGGCACGTCCGGGGCAAGGCGGCCCAGGAGACCAAGGCCCGGCCCGTCTCGGTGCAAGTCCTGGGCGGCAGCCACCGGATCACCACCGCCCGGCACCGCTTCCAGTTGCTCCAGATGGAGCCGGTCGGCGATCGGGTCAGGCCGGTCACCCTGAAGGTGGCCGTCTACGAGGGCGAGGAGCCGGTGACCAACGTCGAGTCGGTGACCTTCGACAGTGCCTCCGGGGACATGGACGAGCGGAAGAAGTGGGTGCAACTGGTCTTGCAGGAGCGGCCCTACAATAAGAAGACGCCCTACCGGCTCGTGCTGCGGGACGCCGAGACGGGCATCGAGCAGCAGGGCGTGGGCGTGACCATCGACCGGGCCTTCACCGATGACTTCTGACGCCGACGACAGGGCGATCGGCCCCGACCTGGACGACCTGCTTACCCGGCACTTCCCGGGCAAGGTCGTCCGCAAGGACCTGACCAAGCTGGTCAAGGAGGGGGCCAACGTCCCCGTCTACGTCCTGGAGTACCTGCTCGGGTCGTATTGCGCCTCCAGCGACGAGGCGGTGATCGAGGACGGGCTCAGGACGGTCAAGCGGGTCCTGTCCGAGAACTACGTCCGGCCCGACGAGGCCGAGAAGGTCAAGTCGCTGATCCGGGAGCGGGGCAGCCTGAAGGTCATCGACAAGGTGACCGTGGCGCTCAACGAGCGTCGGGACGTGTACGAGGCCCTGCTGAGCAACCTGGGCGTCAAGGGGATCGAGGTCGGCAGCGGCTACGTCAAGCAGTTCGAGAAGCTGCTGGTCGGCGGAATCTGGTGCATCGCCACGCTGGAGTACTTCTACGAGGAGGACCAGAAGGGCTCGCCGTTCCTGCTGCGTGACCTGAAGCCGATCCAGATGCCGAACATGGACATGGAGGAGTTGTTCGAGGCAAGGCGGGCCTTCACCGAGGGCCAGTGGATCGACGCGCTGCTCCGGTCGACCGGGATGGAGCCGGCGAACTTCGACGAGCGGGTGAAGTGGCACCTGCTGGCCCGGATGGTCCCGCTGATCGAGAACAACTACAACCTCTGCGAACTCGGCCCCCGGGGCACGGGCAAGAGCCACATCTACAAGGAGATCAGCCCGAACAGCATCCTGGTCTCCGGCGGGCAGACGACGGTGGCGAACCTGTTCTACAACATGGCCCGGCGCTCGGTGGGGCTGGTCGGCCTGTGGGACGTGGTGGCCTTCGACGAGGTGGCGGGCATCTCGTTCAAGGACAAGGACGGCGTGCAGATCATGAAGGACTACATGGCGTCGGGCTCCTTCGCCCGGGGCCGGGACTCGATCAACGCCTACGCCTCGATGGTCTTCGTCGGCAACGTCAACCAGCCGGTGGACACGCTGGTCAAGACCAGCCACCTGTTCGCCCCGTTCCCCGAGGCGATGATCGACTCGGCGTTCTTCGACCGCTTCCACGCCTACGTGCCGGGCTGGGAAATCCCCAAGATGCGGCCCGAGTTCTTCACGGACCGCTACGGGCTGATCGTCGACTACCTGGCCGAGTTCCTGCGGGAGATGCGGAAGCGGAACTTCGGCGATGCGATCAGCCGGCACTTCCGGCTGGGCCGGGACCTGAACCAGCGGGACACGATCGCCGTCCGGCACACCGCCTCGGGCCTCCTGAAGCTGCTCTACCCGCACGAGGAGTACGACAAGGAGGCGGTCCGGCGCTGCCTGGAATACGCCCTGGAGGCCCGGAGGCGGGTCAAGGAGCAACTCAAGAAGATCGGCGGCATGGAGTTCTACGATGTCCACTTCAGCTACACCGACCAGGAGACGCTGGAGGAGCGGTTCATCGGCGTCCCCGAGCAGGGCGGCGGCTCGCTGATCCCCGACGGCCCGCTGAGCCCCGGGGTCATGCACACGGTCGCCACGGGGAGCGCCGGCCACCTGGGTCTGTACCGGATCGAGACGCAGGTGACGGCGGGGGGCGGGTCGCTGAAGACCTCGGGGCTGGGCTCCAGCACGGGGGCGAAGGAGGCGATCAAGGTCGGCTTCGACTACTTCAGGGCGAACGCCGGGCGGATCAGCGCCTCGATCAAGGCGGGTGATCACGACTACCACCTGCACGTCGTCGAGTTGCACAACACCGGGGCGACGACGGCGATGACGCTGGCGGCCTTCGTCGCCCTCTGCTCCGGGGTGCTGGGCAGGCCGCTCCAGCCGCAGATGGTCGTCCTGGGCAGCATGAGCCTCGGTGGCAGCATCGTGCCGGTCGAGAACCTCGCCGAGTCGTTGCAGGTGGCCTTCGACGCCGGTGCAAAGCGGGTGCTGCTGCCGATGGCCAGCGTGCGGGACATCCCGACGATCCCCGGCGAGCTATTCGCCAAGTTCCAGACCGGCTTCTACTCGGACCCGTCCGATGCGGTCTTCAAGGCGTTGGGCGTGCAGTGATCCCATCGGCAGGGGAACCTCGTGGCCCGAGACACGGGGCCCGGCCACTGAACATCCGCTTTGACCCGAATACCCGGCATGCCTTATAATGATCGGAGATGTGAGCCGGCGGCGTGGCCCACAGCGTCATCGGTCGATGTGGTGCAGCAGACCGGACCTGCACCAGGAAGGAGCGACAATGGCCGAGGCCACCGAAGGCATCCGTCGTCAGATGCTCTCCGAGATCAACGCCAGGCCGGGGAGCCGGGAGGCGCTCGAAGCCGAGCACGGCCAGGTCTGGGACACCGGCCAACTGACGAGCGAGTTCGAGGTCATCGGGATCAAGGCGCCCTTCGCCAAGGTCCGTCGCCTGAGCGACGGCGTGGTCGGCAGCGTCATGTTCCAGCATTCGCCGAGGTACTTCTTCGGATTCGAGGAGCACAAGGGCCGGTAATCATCCGGGAGGGGCCAACCCCAGGCCGGTTCAACTGGCACCAGCCGACCCTGCTCGACGCGCCGCCGATGGACTTCTACCTTGATGGTGACCTCGGCGGCCCGGAGGTCTGTACGGTATCTCTGGGGCTATCGAGGCCGAGGAACTGCCCTCGCTGCCGGCCCTGGTGGTCCTGGGGAACATCAAGTCGGTGCATTCGCTGGCCGAGCCGCTCCAGATGGCGATGGACAACGGTGCGCGGCGGGCGCTGGTGCCGCTGGAGAACAAGCGGAACTTCCTGGAGATCATCGAGCGGGTCGACCCGGTGTTCTTCTCCGACCCGCTGATGGCGGCATTGAAGGCGCTGGGGATGACGTGACCTCTAGCAAGGCAAGCATTCAATCGAAGTAGCATGAATGGAACACCATTGAGGCAGAAAGACAAATGAGCAAGAAGAAGTCCGAGTCCTACCGACGGATCGGAGCGATGATTGGATCGCCTGGCGATGCTACTGAGGAGCGTCAAGCAATCACTGATACCATACTCAAGTGGAATGCGGCCAACAAAGCCCAAGGGTTATGGGTCGAACCGGTGAAGTGGGAAACGCATTCTACACCCGGCTTAGATGGCCGTCCCCAGGGAATGATCAATGAAGAACTGATCCCTCAGTCCGACTGTCTCATTGCAATCTTTCGGGCGAGAGCGGGAAGTCCGACCGGCAAGGAACTCTCTGGTACCATCGAAGAAATACGTGAGTTCATGAGAGTCGGAAAGTACGTCGTGGTGTACTTTTTCGAAGGCATGGTTCCAATCAAAGGAATTGACCCGGACCAGATTAAGCTGATCCATCAGTTCAAGGAGGAGATTCAGCAGAAGGGCTTGACGGAGAGTTATTCCACGGTCGACGAGTTACAAGCCAAGTTGTCGGTCCAGTTAAGTGGGATTGTCAAAAAGTTGACATCGAGGCCGGCGTCGTCTCGCAAATCCGGTTCGAGTCGGAAAGCCGCACCGACTTCCCAACTATCCATAGCCAACAAGGGCAAGGGGCCGAATAAGACCAAACACTCCAAGGCGCCTAGCTCCTCCACAAGAACGAAAGTGGATTCTTCGGATCGCTGGGCGCTCCTCGGCGATAGTTTCTTGGAGGCGAAAACGGTCCGGCAGAACCGTGATGGGACGATAACGGCCGAGGTTCCCTCTCAATCCGCCGAAGTGGATGCGGCAATGGCTTCGCTTCGCCCTCACCATTATGGAAGGAGCAAGCCCGTTCCCTTCGCACATGGGAATGACGCATGGATTGTTACCGTTCGAGAAGTCGAATCCGTTTCCGAAGGTGGTGAGCAACTCTGGACAGTCGTTCTTGCTCCCGAGCCGGTCGAATATGGCGGCGGGTCCATGGAGATGAGTGTACAAACACAAGGCAAATTATACACGGCAGATGAAATTGCTCGGATGAGGGCCGGGAGAATCCTACTCAATGACCCTCCTCCCTTGGATGACAATAAGAGACCTTCGGGCGATATTGCTATGCTCGAAGAGGCATTTTTGGAGGCGCAGATACGGGGGGTTAGCACCCCCGTCACGGTCAATGACTGCATTATCCAGGTTATCTACAATGAGCAGAGAGGAAAAGGAGTAAACTTTCTGAAGCTCGCTCGTTTGGGAGCCATCTTCATGCTGAAGGCAGGGGGGGTGATCGAACACGTCAGAAAGCTGACGCTAGGTCCTGTCAGGAATGGGAAGGTCCATGTCGAGTTTGTCGGTGTAAGACGAAAGAAGTATGTCAATGCCGATCCAACAATCATCCAGCTTGAGGGAGACTGCGCTCTAGAACAGGGTTCAAAAGATTGAGCCCCGATTGCTCACCGGGCACTACTTTTTGTGATCATGCCATGGGGCTCTACGCCCGCCACATCTTCCCCCGCCTCTGCGACCGGGCGATGCGGCGCCCCGACATGGCGCGGCTCCGGGGCGAGGTCCTGGTCGGCGTGGGCGGGGACGTTCTGGAGATCGGCTTCGGCACGGGCCTGAACCTGGCGTACTACCCCGAGCACGTCCGGCGGATCACCGCCGTCGATCCCAACCCCGGCATGACCGGGCTCGCCCGGCGGCGGATCGCCGGAGCCGGCATCGAGGTGGACCTGCGGGCGCTCGGCGGCGAGGCGTTGCCGTTCGAGGACGAGACATTTGACTGCGTGGTGAGCACCTGGACGCTGTGCAGCATCGCCGAGGTCGGGCGGGCGCTGGGCGAGGTCTACCGGGTACTCCGGCCCGGGGGCCGGTTCCTCTTCCTGGAGCACGGCCTGGGCGACGACCCCGGCGTCCGGCGCTGGCAGCGGCGGCTGACCCCCATCCAGCGGCGGTTGGCCGACGGCTGCCGCCTGGACCTGGATGTCGAGGCTGTGGTCCGGGGCCAGCCCTTCGGGCACGTCGAGGTGGACCGGTTCCTGCTGGAGCGGACACCCAGGCTGCTCGGCTCGATGTACCGGGGCGTGGCGACGAGGTGAGCTGCGGCCTCCCCCCGGGAACGGCGAGGGCTTCGGCGATGAACCGGGGGCGTGCGATTGCGATGGGTTCGCCAACCGGACGGCCCTGACAAACCCGCCATGGCAGTTGCCACGACCGAGGCCGGGCGTGGGAGGCGAACCTCGGATCACCGACGCCTGTCCGATCCCCAAAGGGACCGACGCCGCCCGATGCCATGCCAAGGGGCCGATGGGGAAAACCAAGCCGAGGCGAAAGTCATCCTGGGACCGGGCCCCCGCCCGCAGGGCCGCCGCCGAGGGCGTCCTCCGGCAGGCCAAGCGGCTGCTCAACGACCCGGAGGCGGCCCTCCGGATGCTCGAAGAGGGCCGGGCCGTCCACATGCCGCTCCGCTCCGAGGCGGGCATCGTCGCCGGCCTCTTCGGGGCGATCCGCCGGGGCGACTTCGACCGCTCCCCGGCCCGGCCGGACGCCGAGGCCCTCCGGGACCTGCTGGCATTCTGCCGGCGGGAGACCGACCTGCTGGCCGACCAGGAGGCGTCCCGCTACGCCGCCGCGCTGCTCGCCCTGTCCGCTCGCCGTCGGGACTGGCTGCGGCCCCTCGGGCGGTGGCGGGCACGCAGCCACAACGCCCTGCGGCAGTTCCGCTCGCTGCTCCGGCACCTGACGGCGGCCTATGAGGTCCCGCACTTCCTCGACTCCGCCTGGACGGCCGGGCTGACCCCCGATGCGGTCGTCCAGCAGGGCTGGTATCTGCACGTCGCCCGGGGAAAGAACATCCGGACGGCCGAGGGCCTGCCCTTCCCCCTGACGAAGAAGCAGGCCCACCACTTCCTCCAAGCCCCCGACGACCTGGACATCTCCTCGGCCTTCCGCTGGGCGGTGGTCCGGGACCTCGGCGGCGACGAGCGGCTGGTCCGCTCGATCCTGGCCACGCCGATCGGGACGGACTTCGGCGCCGAGGGGTTCTGGCGGGAGGTCTTGCGGTTCTTCGTCGCCCATCCCGGCCTCGACCCGGTTCACCACGGCCCGATCATCGACTACCTCCGGCACCAGAAGTTCCCGCCCACGAGCCCCGAACGACCGGGGCAGCCGGCCCCATCGCCGCCCAGGCCGAACCTCAGCATGAGGGGGAGGACGCCCGAGTCCCTGCTGCGGGCCGCCGGCGACTGGCACCGGTCGCTCGCCCAAGACCGGAGCATCACGGCCTCGTCCTGGGGGCCGTCCGGCATCCCGCCCTTTGCCTGCGACGACGGCGAGGGCGAGGACATCAGACGGTTCGAGGTCGTCGAACTGCTCACCGCCGAGGACCTGCGGGAGGAGGGCCGGGCGATGCGCCACTGCGTCGGGTCCTATGCCGGGGCCTGCGCCACGGGGAGGTCCTCGATCTGGTCGCTGCGGGAGCGGGTCGAGCCGGGGCGGCTGGCCCGCCGGGCGACGATCGAGGTCGGCAACGAGCGTCGGGAGGTCGTCCAGGTGCGGAGGCGCCTCAACCGGTGGCCGACCGATCGGGAGGTGTCGATCCTGGCCCGGTGGGGGGATGCGGGCGGTCCCAGGCTCTCGGACCGGCTGGTTATCTGAGGATCGACCGGCTTCCGGCGTCACGCCGACTTGCCGTCGACCGGTGTGCCATCACGCCGGTCGACCAGTCCGGCGAGTCGTCCCCGCAGGTCCTTGGCCTCGGCCAGGGTCAGGTCCGGGGAACAGAGCCGCTCCAGCAGCCCGTTCAGGGCCTCGATCCGATTGTCTCGCTCCGACGCACTGCCCATGTCCGCTTCTCGCTCGACCTCGCTCCTGGGCAACTTTGGCCACGGAGAGGAACCGTAGGCCGGCTTCCAGACGGAAGCAACTCGCCGGCACAGGGTTCGCGCTCCCGACGCCTCTCTGGCCGCCCTTCCCCCGGCCGGTCGCATCGGATGGGCAATGGCCTCGGGCAGTCGGTACGATGGCGCCAT carries:
- the pglZ gene encoding BREX-1 system phosphatase PglZ type A, encoding MSDLDQITAALERLFEEEGHRVVFWNDPEGEFQTTLRLLELDGVTKLELDRIGALEAKVRIEREEPEGKFLLYSPAEEPDYEDDWLLDIRLYSRSFRADRPSILLQQLGLHNQGLRLHLAERRKFLDSKERLGRLKALVAPDDTAADLDRKMMAVVARADQPELFNIVRTVFHAWTEAGDDVDLDRPPDCWAQMEKFDLDAPFWQMVRATFGYHEEGPSPKNLLLRLMLTDYAHRLKADVPQALRSLLLPSTGWPNAVVCLAQWRDSSSRGSSYDRLSAEAATVLKVEEHLPGLDVEHLGDVMTFLCVEKRIASCLRERVQSTAETIDADAIRAVARRRQAGHWASTAVAGSPAAPRRALHAVYDALVAAAEFFDLRNRHQAGFDYPDAGALYRAYETELHRFDQLYRLFCEAADLAESEGWNILKELRAALESCYVNWYLTALALAWGRFLEPPGGLLGRWRIDFLPNQHEFYVRHVLPWVEEAENRRAFVIISDAFRYEAARELAAELNGRYRFEATLSSQLGVLPSYTALGMAALLPHGSLAYKDKDVLVDGRPSGAGDRDAILKAVGGMACKADELLAKKKDEGREFVRDSRVVYIYHNKVDATGDDAKTEGETFQAVRQAIDALAALVGYVVNNLNGHYVVVTADHGFLFTETMPGETDRSKLGDRPEGTVLAKKRYLLGRNLPDQPAVYHGRTQATAGAEGDMEFWVPKGANRFHFVGGARFIHGGAMPQEVVVPVLTVRHVRGKAAQETKARPVSVQVLGGSHRITTARHRFQLLQMEPVGDRVRPVTLKVAVYEGEEPVTNVESVTFDSASGDMDERKKWVQLVLQERPYNKKTPYRLVLRDAETGIEQQGVGVTIDRAFTDDF
- the brxL gene encoding protease Lon-related BREX system protein BrxL translates to MTSDADDRAIGPDLDDLLTRHFPGKVVRKDLTKLVKEGANVPVYVLEYLLGSYCASSDEAVIEDGLRTVKRVLSENYVRPDEAEKVKSLIRERGSLKVIDKVTVALNERRDVYEALLSNLGVKGIEVGSGYVKQFEKLLVGGIWCIATLEYFYEEDQKGSPFLLRDLKPIQMPNMDMEELFEARRAFTEGQWIDALLRSTGMEPANFDERVKWHLLARMVPLIENNYNLCELGPRGTGKSHIYKEISPNSILVSGGQTTVANLFYNMARRSVGLVGLWDVVAFDEVAGISFKDKDGVQIMKDYMASGSFARGRDSINAYASMVFVGNVNQPVDTLVKTSHLFAPFPEAMIDSAFFDRFHAYVPGWEIPKMRPEFFTDRYGLIVDYLAEFLREMRKRNFGDAISRHFRLGRDLNQRDTIAVRHTASGLLKLLYPHEEYDKEAVRRCLEYALEARRRVKEQLKKIGGMEFYDVHFSYTDQETLEERFIGVPEQGGGSLIPDGPLSPGVMHTVATGSAGHLGLYRIETQVTAGGGSLKTSGLGSSTGAKEAIKVGFDYFRANAGRISASIKAGDHDYHLHVVELHNTGATTAMTLAAFVALCSGVLGRPLQPQMVVLGSMSLGGSIVPVENLAESLQVAFDAGAKRVLLPMASVRDIPTIPGELFAKFQTGFYSDPSDAVFKALGVQ
- a CDS encoding class I SAM-dependent methyltransferase, which encodes MGLYARHIFPRLCDRAMRRPDMARLRGEVLVGVGGDVLEIGFGTGLNLAYYPEHVRRITAVDPNPGMTGLARRRIAGAGIEVDLRALGGEALPFEDETFDCVVSTWTLCSIAEVGRALGEVYRVLRPGGRFLFLEHGLGDDPGVRRWQRRLTPIQRRLADGCRLDLDVEAVVRGQPFGHVEVDRFLLERTPRLLGSMYRGVATR
- a CDS encoding PcfJ domain-containing protein, whose translation is MGKTKPRRKSSWDRAPARRAAAEGVLRQAKRLLNDPEAALRMLEEGRAVHMPLRSEAGIVAGLFGAIRRGDFDRSPARPDAEALRDLLAFCRRETDLLADQEASRYAAALLALSARRRDWLRPLGRWRARSHNALRQFRSLLRHLTAAYEVPHFLDSAWTAGLTPDAVVQQGWYLHVARGKNIRTAEGLPFPLTKKQAHHFLQAPDDLDISSAFRWAVVRDLGGDERLVRSILATPIGTDFGAEGFWREVLRFFVAHPGLDPVHHGPIIDYLRHQKFPPTSPERPGQPAPSPPRPNLSMRGRTPESLLRAAGDWHRSLAQDRSITASSWGPSGIPPFACDDGEGEDIRRFEVVELLTAEDLREEGRAMRHCVGSYAGACATGRSSIWSLRERVEPGRLARRATIEVGNERREVVQVRRRLNRWPTDREVSILARWGDAGGPRLSDRLVI